The Pseudomonas hefeiensis genomic sequence TTTGTCGCTGATGAGCCAGGGCTCGAAGCTGCCGCTGTCGATCCCGCCACTGCCAACCCAGGCACCCCGTTCACCTTTCATGGCGACCTCATCGAGCCCCGCCATCGCAACCCGCGAGGAGGGTTTGTGAGTTTGCCGATATCCCCGTTGCCCGAATTGATTACCCGCTTGCTTGAGCCGATCAGCGCTGAATCGCCCTGTGGCCAGGATCTGCGCTATGAGCCGGAATTCGACCAGTTGCGCGAGTTGCGCCGGGAGGACGACACCAGCCTGCCCACCGGTGTGTGGCAATCGTCGATCAAGCGCGGGCAATGGTCGGAGCTGGAAAAACTCGCCACTGCGCTGCTACTCGAGCGCAGCAAGGATTTGATGATCAGTGCCTGGCTGGGGGAGGCCTGGTTGCACCTGACCGGGCTGGAAGGATTGCCGGGCAGCCTGGCGTTGGTGGCGGGGTTGTGTGAGCGCTACTCCGAGCAGTTGTACCCCCAGGCTGATGACGGTGATCAGTCGTGGCGGGTGATTCCGCTGGAGTGGCTGGCCCGTCGCTACAGCGAAGTGTTGCTGACACGGGTGCCATTGTTCGATGGCCGGGATCAGGATTTCGACGGTTTTTGCCTGGCCGACTGGCAACGTTTGCAGCGCCAGCAGGTGCTGGTCAACGATACTAAAAACGCCAAGGCTTCGGCGGAAGCGGCGCGCAACGATCAGAAAAAACTCAGCGAACTGATTCGCACCACGCCATTGTCGTTCTGGCTGCATCGTCAGGGCAGCCTGATGCTGAGCCTTCAGCACCTGCAACGCCTCGAAGCCTGGAGTGATGCTTACCTGGGCAATCTGGCCCCAGGCTATAGCGCCTTGCAGGAC encodes the following:
- the tssA gene encoding type VI secretion system protein TssA, translated to MSLPISPLPELITRLLEPISAESPCGQDLRYEPEFDQLRELRREDDTSLPTGVWQSSIKRGQWSELEKLATALLLERSKDLMISAWLGEAWLHLTGLEGLPGSLALVAGLCERYSEQLYPQADDGDQSWRVIPLEWLARRYSEVLLTRVPLFDGRDQDFDGFCLADWQRLQRQQVLVNDTKNAKASAEAARNDQKKLSELIRTTPLSFWLHRQGSLMLSLQHLQRLEAWSDAYLGNLAPGYSALQDVMQALLTLIEEFIAMNPQQPTVVPAPSVATQTAPAQAGAAATLAFQEPASREEAYRQLLVIAGYLARTEPHSPVPYLIRRGVEWGNKPLSELLGELISADAESRRLWTLLGVL